The Deinococcus sp. KNUC1210 nucleotide sequence TTCCGGGAACTGCACTACAGTGGGGTATGACCATCAAGACCGAGGCCGACCTGAAGGGGATGCAGCGAGCAGGACACGTGGTTGCCGAGACGCTCCGTATCCTGAAGACGGCCATCCGTCCGGGCGTGACGCCTGCCGAACTGGACGCCCTGGCGGGCACGGTCTTCCGGCAGTATGGAGCCAAATCTGCGCCCCGTATGACCTATAACGCCCCCGTCAACGTCTTCATCAGCGTGAACGACGACATCGTGCACGGGCTGCCAACCCAGCGGCCCCTGACGGCCGGAGACGTGGTGAGCATCGACGTCACGCCCTTTGTAGACGGCTACATTGCCGACGCGGCGGTGACGGTGGCAGTGCCCCCGGCGTCGCCCGTGGTCATGCGCCTGATCGAATGCGCCGAGGTGGCCTTTCACGCGGGCATGGGGGCAGCAAAGGCCGGACAGCCCGTTCATGCGATCGGTGAGGCGGTCGAACGTGAGGTCAGGCAGCGCGGCTTCACGGTGCTGCGCGAACTGTTCGGGCATGGTGTGGGCCGCGCCATCCACGAGGAACCCAACGTGCCGAATTACTACCGCGCCAAAGACAGCCGGAAGCTGCACGAAGGGCTGGTCATCGCGGTCGAACCGATGGTCTCCACCGGGCGCTCGCACCGCGTCAGGACGCTGCGCGACGGCTGGACGCTGAGCACGACGGACGGCGGTCTGGCGGCCCACTTCGAACACACCATCATGATCACGAAGGGCACCCCGGTCATTCTGACGGCCTGAGCCTTCCCCTCCTGGCGCAGCTGCGGCTCTGGTTACCTCTGCGGATAGCTGCGGCCCTTCCAGACGACCCGGCGGGCCAGGGCGCGGCGGTAGGCGGGCAGGGCCAGCAGCGGAGTGAACGGCCCCAGCAGCCCCTCTGCCAGATCGAGTGGGCGCGTTCTGCCCGTGACCAGATTGACCAGACTTCGTTCCAGCAGTCCGGCCACCCGCAGCCAGGTTGGAGAGCGCCGCAGCCACGGCAGGGTATAGACCGCCAGATGCCACAGCCCCGACAGGATCAGCAGCGGGCGCGAGTGAACATGAATCGCCAGCGAGTTCTTGCCGAAGCCCGCCAGCGATTCCGGATAACTGCGGTACATCGTCACGCCCACGCAGCCCGCCCCCAGCGCCAGCGTCAGCCGCCCGCCCTTCGCCTTCAGCCGGCGGGCAAACTGGGTGTCTTCCAGAATTTCCTGCCGAACGGCCGCGTAGCCGCCCGTGCGTTCGAAGGCGGCGCGGCGGAAGGCCATCAGTTGCCCGTTTCCGGTACTCAGCATCGGAGGGGGCCAGCGCACCAGCGGATACGGCAGATAGCACAGCACCACCGCATCGACCAGCGGCGTCAGAAACCGGGCACCCGGCGTCAGGTGGTCGGGGCGGGGAGCACGGTCAGCAGATCGGCCTGTCTGCCGTTCAGTTCGTGCAGCACCGCGCCGAGTGCGCCCGGATGCCACAGCACGTCGGCATCGGTAAAAATCAGGATGTCGCCGCTGGCTGCCCGCCCGAGCTGTTCGCAGGCCCAGGGCTTGCCGTACCAGCCGTCGGGCAGGGCCGCGCCGCTGAGCACCACCGCGCCGAGGTCGCGGGCAATCCGGGCGGTGTCGTCGCTGCTGGCGTCATCGAGCACCAGCACTTCGTTTGCCCCCTGCGCCAGCATCCCCGGCAGACTGCGCGGCAGGTTCGCGGCTTCGTCGCGGGCCGGAATCAGCAGCGAGATACGCGGACGCTGGGCGGGCAGGGGCCGAGGTCGCAGCTTCGGGAAGGTCAGGGCATTGGTGAGCAGCACCGCGCCCTTGAACGCGAAAAAGAGCAGCGCGGCGCACACGTAGACCTGATCGGTCAGGCGGGTCATTCGGAGCACAGTTTAAAGGATCGGACGAACGAGAGCTGTCGGACAACGGGTGCGAACGTCCGTTCAGACCGCTCTTCGCGCTTCCTTCCGAGCTGGGCAGCGTCAACGATCAGGGGCAAGCAGCACGCCAGACTAGAGTTGCCAGATCAGGCCGCCCGCTGTCAGGCCCGCCCCGGTGCCCACCAGCAGCAGGGTCTCGCCTTCTTCGGCGCGGCCCTGGGTACTGGCCTGATGGAGTGTCAGGGGGACGCTGGCGGCGATGACGTTGCCCAGGTGCGGCAGCGTCACTTCCACGCGGTCTTCTGGCCAGCCGTAGCGCCGCATCAGGGCCAGACCCGCCGCGCTGGCCTGATGCGGAATGACGCGCCCGATGCCCGGAAGGCCGCTGCTCAGGCCGGGCCGCAGGCGCTCCAGAAAGCCCGGCACCACCCGGCTCGCCAGCTTCAGCACGCCCAGACCCTGCATTTCGAACAGGTAGTCGTCGTCCTGAATCTGCGGCGAGCGGTTGTTCAGCAGGCTGCCCCCGGCCCGGATGCGGGTATGCTCTGCGCCCTCCGGGTAGGTTTCGAAGCGGGCGGCGTGCAGCCCCTGACCGGGCCGTTCGGCTGGCCCCAGCACCACCGCCGCCGCGCCGTCTCCGATCAGCAGGCTGCTCTCGGCGTGGGCGAAATTCAGGCCCAGGCTGCCCGCCTCGCTGCTGACGATCAGCACGTGCCGGGCCTGTCCCGCCGCGATCAGCAGGGCAGCGTGATGCAGCGCCAGCAGGAAGCTCAGGCAGGTGCCGTGCAGGCTGTAGGCCGCGTTTCCACTCCAGCCGAGTTCGCGGGCCAGCAGCGCCGCGCCGTCCGGAATCGGCTGAAGCTGAGTGCCGCTGGCGTTCAGCAGCACGTCGATCTGCTGCGGTTCCAGCCGGGCGGCGGTCAGCGCGTCGCGGGCTGCTTGAGCGCCCAGCGTCAGCGCGGTTTCGCCTTCCGACAGCCAGCGCCGTTCCTGCACGCCCGAACGGGCGGCGGCCACCTCGGCGGGCAATCCGCAGAGCGCCGCCACCTCCGCTGTCGGAACCACCCGGCGGGGCAGGGCCTGGGCCGTCGAAAGCAGCCGAAACGCGAGGGGGAAAACGTCATGGTTCAGTCTGCTCCATGCGGGCGGTCCGGTGTCCAGATCTGCCGGACCCGGCGGCGCTTGGTGCCCGGCGGATCGGCCAGCAGCGGGCTGAAGGAAAGCGTGACTGCGCCCACGCCCAGCCTGTCGAGCGCGGCCCGGAGTTCGTGGGCGGCGGCGGTGCGCGTGTGGGCGGTGTCGGGTTCCAGCGACAGCTGAAGGTGCGCGGCGTCCGTCTGTGCGGCGCGGTATTCGCGCAGCCCTGAGGCGGTGTTCATGGCGGCCCGCACGAAATCCGGCCAGACCGTCACCCGCGACCCGGCGGCAGAGGGCAGGTTCAGCGCGTCGTCCTGCCGCCCCACCACGCGCTCGATCCGGCGTGAGGCCAGCCCGCAGGTGCAGCTCTTCTCGGCCAGCAGCAGCACGTCGTCGAGACGGTGACGGATCATCGGCTGGGCGCGGCGGCGCAGATCGGTGATGATGGGCCGCAGGTAGCCGCCCGCCAGCGCTTCGAAATCGAAGTGGACGTGCGCTTCGTTCAGGTGCAGCTGTCCGTGCGGGCAGGGGAGGGCCAGCAGCCCCTCGGTGGCCTGATACACCTGCACCACCGGACCGAATCCTGCCTCCAGCGCGGCGCGGTCATCGTCTTCCAGCACTTCGGCCACGCTCACCACCCGCGCCGGATGTGCCTCGGCTCCGGCGTCCAGCAGGGCACGCAGCACGCTGGGCGGGCCAGCCAGCAGCGTCGGGTGCGCGGCGCTGAGTTCGGCGGCCAGCTGGGGAACGGGGCGCAGCAGATCCAGAAACTGAAAGTGCAGCCGCGACCCCGACACGCTGCGGTAGAGCTGCCCCTCGGCCCGCAGCACGAAGGCGACGCGCTGCCGTTTCAGCAGGCTGGCGGGCCAGGGCGGGGGCAGCAGCCAGCGCAGCACCGCGCCCGCCCATTGCAGGCGCTCGGCGCGGCTGACCAGAAAGACGCCCTGGGTGCCGCTGGTGCCGCTCGACAGCCCCACCGTCATCTCGCCGCCGGACGTGGGCAGCGTGGGTGTGAAATCGCGGGTGGCTTCGGCGCGGCGGGCCACCTCCAGCACGGTCTTCAGCGGCAGGCCAGCGGTATTCAGGCGGTCGAAGTTCGCCATCATCTCGCGTTTTGAAATGGGTGGCAGGTCTCGCCACTGGCCCACGCTCAGCCCTGCCTGCCGGAAGCGCTCGGCGGTGTACGGGCTGTGCGCCGCCACCCAGCGCAGATGGTCGGTGGCAAGGCGTGCCTGATGGCGTTCCAGCGCCGCCCGCTCGCGGAACATCCAGCGGCTTTCGCTGAGCGCGTGGGTCAGGACGGTCAGGCGGTCAATCACCGTGTTCCGCTTCCGGCGCGTCGTGGCTCACGATCACCCGCGCCGCCGGATGGGCTGCCAGCCAGGTTTTCAGCGCTTCCCGGCTGTGGCGTTCCTGCCCGGTGTTCCAGAAGGCTACGCGTGCCAGCGGGTGCACCTCGCCGTCTGCCCGCAGTGCCCGCACCGACCACGCGGCGTCGCTGGCGAGCAGCGTCAGGCCTGCACCGTCGCCGTCCAGCGCGGCGTGTTCGTGGGTACGCACGATCAGGGCGATCATGCCGGGAGCATGGCCGGGAACGGGCAGGGCATAGACGCTGCCGTCTCCGAACACGTCGGCCACGCGCCCGAACGGAGCACAGCCCGGCGGCGCGGCCCGGTAAGCCAGTTCACGGGTTCTGGCCTCGAAGTCGGGTGGAAGCAGCTCTGGCAGGAAGGCCCGGCGCACCGCCCGCAGTCCCTTCAGGCCCCGCAGCGGCGGATACGCGCCCGCATCCAGATGAAGGGTCGCCGCCGGGAAATCGCGCAGCGCCCCCACGTGGTCGGCATGCAGGTGCGAGACGATCAGGTGGTGCACGTCGCCCGCCACGATGCCCAGCCGCGCCAGCCGTGCCAGCGCGGTCTGGTGGGCCTCCAGCCGCACCGGAGTGATCAGGCCGTACAGCACGCCGGGCCAGCGCCGCATCAGGGTCCGGACGCCCGGACCATAGCCGGTGTCGAACAGCACCGCGCCGCGTGTGGGGTGCTCCAGCAGCGCGAACCCCGCCGGATATGCCTGCAGGCGCCACGCCGCGCCCCGTTCGGTCAGAGCAGCGATGTTCAGGCACTCGCCCGCGCTCAGCGGCACGACCCGGACCGCCGTCATTTCAGCCCTTCCAGCACGGCGCTCAGCCCGTCTTTCGGGTGAATGACCGGGGTATACCCCAGCCGTTCACGGGCGCGGGTCAGGTCGAGCGTCATGGGCCGGGTCAGCAGCCGGACCCCGCTGGCGGTGATGGGCGGTTCGGGCGCACCGGGCGCGAGGCGGTAGGCGAGTTCCAGCAGGCGGGCGGCGCGTTCCACCACAGCCGCTGGCACGAAGCGCGTGGGGCGCGGCACCTCCAGCACGTCCGCGAGCCGGTCGAGCGTGGCCCAGATCGGCACGCTCACGCCGTCGGTGATGTTGAACAGGCCCGCTGCGGGCTGCTCCAGCGCCAGCGTTGCCGCATGCACGACGTTCTGTACGTGCGTCAGCTCGGTACAGACCTCAGAGCGGGTCAGGCGCGGCAGCCGCCCGCTCCGCAGCGCCCGCGCCAGCCGGGGCAGAATGCTGGTATCGCCGGGCCCGTAGATGCCCCTGGGCCGCAGAATGGCCGCGTCGGGCAGATAAAAGCGCACCTCCTGCTCGGCCAGAAACTTGCTGCGGGCATACAGACTGTCGAAGCGCGGGCCGATGGGCAGCGATTCCGGCACGTCGCGGGTCTGGCGGCCCGCGTTGTACACGCTGGGTGTGCTGATGTGAACGAGGCGAATGCCACGGGCTGCACACGCACGGGCCAGCGCTGCACTCACCATCACGTTGTCGGCGTAGAAGTCGCGCCAGTGCCCCCACAGCGTCGAGCGGGCCGCTGCGTGCAGCACGGCGTCGACTCCTTGCAGCAGCGGGGCGGGATCGTCGTGCAGGTCGGCTCTCAGAAAACGCACGCCTGACCGTTCCAGTGCGGCGCCCTGCTGGGGGTTGCGCCCGGTGCCGGTCACGGTATGCCCCGAACGCGCCAGAGCACGCGCCGCCGCGCCGCCGAGAAAGCCGGTGCTGCCGGTCACCAGGATTCGCATGCCGTCAGGATAGAGGGTTGTCTGCTCTGGGGTGGTCGGAGAAATTCATACTCTGGTGAGTATCTTACACATCATACTCACCACATCAACATTCTCTATGCTGGAAGGGCCATGACTGAACCCGACGCGTTCCAGCCGAGTCCACCGCCCGAGTCCGTGTTCGCGCCCGCCAGACCCGCTGCGCCGCCCCCGCCCCGCGACGCCGTTCCACTGCTGGTCACGGCGTCGCTGGCACTGCTGGCGCTGGCCCTGACGCGCCGTGCTGGAGCGGCTCCCGGCCTGAATGTGCTGCTGCTCGGGGTGGCCCTGGTCGCCTCGCTGCTGGGGGTGTTGCGCGTGCGCCAGAGCGGAGCGCAGGCCGCTGCCCTGGCGGTACTGGGGCTGGGGCTTGCCTGTGTGCTGGGCCTGACGGTGCGGGACGGCGACCTGATGACCGGACTGAACGCGCTCGGCGCACTGACGGCGTTCGGATTGGGCACGGCGTTCCTGCGCTTTCCGGGCTTTCCTCGCCTGAGCGTGGGCGGCGTGCTGCTGGCCGGATTCTTCAGTGTGGGGCGCGGTGTTTCGGGCTTTCCGACATCGCTGGGCCGCTTTCCCTGGCAGCTCCTGCGGGGCGGCGCAGTACAGCGGCAACACGGCGGGCGCGTGCTGGTCGGGGTGCTGTTCACCGTTCCCGTCCTGCTGATCTTCGGCACCCTGCTCGGGTCGGCAGATGCCCGCTTCGGCAAGCTGCTGTCCGGCCTGCTGACGTGGAATCTGGGCGAACTGCCGTCCACGCTGCTGCAACTGCTGGGCTGGCTTTTTCTGCTGGGCGGCCCGGTATACGCCGCGCTGCTGGCCCGCCGTCCCATGCCGGAAGTCACGTTCTCCAGCGGCCCGCAGCTCGGCCTGATCGAACTCGGCATGCCGCTGCTGAGCCTCAGCGTGCTGTTCTGCGCGTATCTGGGACTCCAGGCCAGCTCGTTTTTCGGCAGCGGGCTGCACGCGGGCCTGACCTATGCCGAGTCGGTGCGGCGCGGTTTCGGTGAACTGTCGGCGGTCGCCGCCCTGACGCTGCTGGTCCTGCTGCTGGCCCACGCCCTGCTGCGGCGTGAGCTGCGTGTGGGTCTGCCGTACCGCGCCATCAGCGCCGCTGTGCTGCTGCCGCTCTCCCTTCTGATCGTCAGCGCCTACCTCAAGCTCAGCGCCTACGTGCAGGCGTAT carries:
- a CDS encoding F390 synthetase-related protein, producing MIDRLTVLTHALSESRWMFRERAALERHQARLATDHLRWVAAHSPYTAERFRQAGLSVGQWRDLPPISKREMMANFDRLNTAGLPLKTVLEVARRAEATRDFTPTLPTSGGEMTVGLSSGTSGTQGVFLVSRAERLQWAGAVLRWLLPPPWPASLLKRQRVAFVLRAEGQLYRSVSGSRLHFQFLDLLRPVPQLAAELSAAHPTLLAGPPSVLRALLDAGAEAHPARVVSVAEVLEDDDRAALEAGFGPVVQVYQATEGLLALPCPHGQLHLNEAHVHFDFEALAGGYLRPIITDLRRRAQPMIRHRLDDVLLLAEKSCTCGLASRRIERVVGRQDDALNLPSAAGSRVTVWPDFVRAAMNTASGLREYRAAQTDAAHLQLSLEPDTAHTRTAAAHELRAALDRLGVGAVTLSFSPLLADPPGTKRRRVRQIWTPDRPHGAD
- a CDS encoding DUF4153 domain-containing protein — translated: MTEPDAFQPSPPPESVFAPARPAAPPPPRDAVPLLVTASLALLALALTRRAGAAPGLNVLLLGVALVASLLGVLRVRQSGAQAAALAVLGLGLACVLGLTVRDGDLMTGLNALGALTAFGLGTAFLRFPGFPRLSVGGVLLAGFFSVGRGVSGFPTSLGRFPWQLLRGGAVQRQHGGRVLVGVLFTVPVLLIFGTLLGSADARFGKLLSGLLTWNLGELPSTLLQLLGWLFLLGGPVYAALLARRPMPEVTFSSGPQLGLIELGMPLLSLSVLFCAYLGLQASSFFGSGLHAGLTYAESVRRGFGELSAVAALTLLVLLLAHALLRRELRVGLPYRAISAAVLLPLSLLIVSAYLKLSAYVQAYGLSEIRVLGAVFLSWVTLSLLAFAVLGWQGKLERFAYFSLITGLTLIAGLNIVNPGRLIASVNVNRSLQDDTDGRGVQQASFYHLLSLGADAAPVIAANLDHLTGPQARADTSMPQASPPTLWQARQALREQFGVPAPDWRSWNLARARARQLVQGLGN
- a CDS encoding 3-oxoacyl-ACP synthase III family protein, yielding MVPTAEVAALCGLPAEVAAARSGVQERRWLSEGETALTLGAQAARDALTAARLEPQQIDVLLNASGTQLQPIPDGAALLARELGWSGNAAYSLHGTCLSFLLALHHAALLIAAGQARHVLIVSSEAGSLGLNFAHAESSLLIGDGAAAVVLGPAERPGQGLHAARFETYPEGAEHTRIRAGGSLLNNRSPQIQDDDYLFEMQGLGVLKLASRVVPGFLERLRPGLSSGLPGIGRVIPHQASAAGLALMRRYGWPEDRVEVTLPHLGNVIAASVPLTLHQASTQGRAEEGETLLLVGTGAGLTAGGLIWQL
- a CDS encoding glycosyltransferase family 2 protein, coding for MTRLTDQVYVCAALLFFAFKGAVLLTNALTFPKLRPRPLPAQRPRISLLIPARDEAANLPRSLPGMLAQGANEVLVLDDASSDDTARIARDLGAVVLSGAALPDGWYGKPWACEQLGRAASGDILIFTDADVLWHPGALGAVLHELNGRQADLLTVLPAPTT
- a CDS encoding NAD(P)-dependent oxidoreductase, which encodes MRILVTGSTGFLGGAAARALARSGHTVTGTGRNPQQGAALERSGVRFLRADLHDDPAPLLQGVDAVLHAAARSTLWGHWRDFYADNVMVSAALARACAARGIRLVHISTPSVYNAGRQTRDVPESLPIGPRFDSLYARSKFLAEQEVRFYLPDAAILRPRGIYGPGDTSILPRLARALRSGRLPRLTRSEVCTELTHVQNVVHAATLALEQPAAGLFNITDGVSVPIWATLDRLADVLEVPRPTRFVPAAVVERAARLLELAYRLAPGAPEPPITASGVRLLTRPMTLDLTRARERLGYTPVIHPKDGLSAVLEGLK
- the map gene encoding type I methionyl aminopeptidase, with product MTIKTEADLKGMQRAGHVVAETLRILKTAIRPGVTPAELDALAGTVFRQYGAKSAPRMTYNAPVNVFISVNDDIVHGLPTQRPLTAGDVVSIDVTPFVDGYIADAAVTVAVPPASPVVMRLIECAEVAFHAGMGAAKAGQPVHAIGEAVEREVRQRGFTVLRELFGHGVGRAIHEEPNVPNYYRAKDSRKLHEGLVIAVEPMVSTGRSHRVRTLRDGWTLSTTDGGLAAHFEHTIMITKGTPVILTA
- a CDS encoding glycosyltransferase, which gives rise to MASGRTRRGAARTERQTGRSADRAPRPDHLTPGARFLTPLVDAVVLCYLPYPLVRWPPPMLSTGNGQLMAFRRAAFERTGGYAAVRQEILEDTQFARRLKAKGGRLTLALGAGCVGVTMYRSYPESLAGFGKNSLAIHVHSRPLLILSGLWHLAVYTLPWLRRSPTWLRVAGLLERSLVNLVTGRTRPLDLAEGLLGPFTPLLALPAYRRALARRVVWKGRSYPQR
- a CDS encoding MBL fold metallo-hydrolase; translation: MTAVRVVPLSAGECLNIAALTERGAAWRLQAYPAGFALLEHPTRGAVLFDTGYGPGVRTLMRRWPGVLYGLITPVRLEAHQTALARLARLGIVAGDVHHLIVSHLHADHVGALRDFPAATLHLDAGAYPPLRGLKGLRAVRRAFLPELLPPDFEARTRELAYRAAPPGCAPFGRVADVFGDGSVYALPVPGHAPGMIALIVRTHEHAALDGDGAGLTLLASDAAWSVRALRADGEVHPLARVAFWNTGQERHSREALKTWLAAHPAARVIVSHDAPEAEHGD